In Acidovorax sp. 106, the following proteins share a genomic window:
- a CDS encoding LysR family transcriptional regulator has protein sequence MQRIKFDLGELQAFVVTAEKESFRLAAEALCLSAPALSRRVERLELALGVRLLERTTRSVALTAVGQEFLLEARAALVGLDEAVQRVSDQVQLRRGRVAVACIPSVATHVLPRVLRAFAVAQPEVQVHVIDESASQVLDAVLRGEADFGLSFTGSQESALRFEALTRERYMLAMPRNHRWAGRDEVAWSELAGQRLVSVSRDSANRLLLDQATADLPEQPVAWYECNHVAGALALVEAGLGLAVLPQLALSSDSSQVCGVPMTAPDLWRTLGLLQRRDRVLAPAAEALRQRLLQLRAVD, from the coding sequence ATGCAGCGCATTAAATTCGATCTGGGAGAACTGCAGGCCTTTGTGGTTACGGCAGAAAAAGAGAGCTTTCGCCTGGCCGCCGAGGCCTTGTGCCTGTCTGCTCCGGCCCTGAGCCGGCGTGTGGAGCGGCTGGAGCTGGCCCTGGGGGTGCGTTTGCTGGAGCGCACCACCCGCAGCGTGGCGCTGACGGCCGTGGGGCAAGAGTTTTTGTTGGAAGCGCGTGCGGCCCTGGTGGGGCTGGACGAAGCGGTGCAGCGCGTGAGCGACCAAGTGCAACTGCGCCGGGGGCGCGTGGCGGTGGCTTGCATCCCCTCGGTGGCCACCCATGTATTGCCCCGCGTGCTGCGCGCCTTTGCGGTAGCCCAGCCCGAAGTGCAGGTGCATGTCATCGACGAAAGCGCCAGCCAGGTGCTGGACGCGGTGTTGCGGGGGGAGGCGGACTTTGGTCTGAGCTTTACCGGCAGCCAGGAGTCGGCGCTGCGCTTTGAAGCGCTGACCCGCGAACGCTACATGCTTGCCATGCCGCGCAACCACCGCTGGGCCGGCCGCGATGAGGTGGCCTGGTCTGAGCTGGCCGGGCAGCGCCTGGTGTCGGTATCGCGTGACAGTGCCAACCGGCTGCTGCTGGACCAGGCTACGGCCGACTTGCCCGAGCAACCGGTGGCCTGGTACGAGTGCAACCATGTCGCCGGCGCCCTGGCGTTGGTGGAGGCGGGTTTGGGTCTGGCCGTGCTGCCGCAGCTGGCGTTGTCGTCCGATTCGTCACAGGTCTGCGGCGTGCCCATGACGGCTCCAGACCTGTGGCGCACCTTGGGGCTGCTGCAGCGGCGCGACCGTGTGTTGGCCCCGGCGGCTGAGGCGCTGCGGCAGCGGCTGCTTCAATTGCGTGCGGTGGATTGA
- a CDS encoding FAD-binding oxidoreductase translates to MSSAHPHTNPSTTQESDVLVLGGGLMGTTTAFFLRQHGKSVTLLERELVGRQASGTNFGNVRRQGRELHQLPLANRARAVWGRIKDLLGEDAEFVPYGHLRVCYTEKQAAIIEKHTHDVKPYGLRLEMHTAEQLRKRWGIFAPGVVAGSYSPEDGHANPRLAGPAFARAARRAGANIVEHAEVLKVEHDGHGFTAHTADGRRYRAPQMLVACGAWSNRMAEQFGEGVYLDPRGPQMGVTEPLPYAIGPSIGLSSPIEHEGLYFRQISRGNIVFGGGLKGPAYADHVRAYVKPDNILRQLRELRRFVPAFEHVQLVRVWSGIEGYTPDWQPIMGPSAKVPGLHYAFGFNGEGFAISPGVGETMAELMATGRTDIPLEPYFIGRPGAQKAEAAKAA, encoded by the coding sequence ATGAGCAGCGCACACCCTCATACGAACCCATCCACCACGCAGGAGAGCGATGTGCTGGTGCTCGGCGGTGGCCTGATGGGCACCACCACCGCCTTCTTCCTGCGCCAGCACGGCAAGTCCGTCACGCTGCTGGAGCGCGAACTGGTAGGCCGCCAGGCCAGCGGAACCAACTTTGGCAACGTGCGCCGCCAGGGCCGCGAGCTGCACCAGCTCCCTCTGGCCAACCGCGCCCGCGCTGTATGGGGCCGCATCAAAGACCTGCTGGGCGAAGACGCCGAGTTTGTGCCCTACGGCCACCTGCGCGTGTGCTACACCGAAAAGCAGGCAGCCATCATTGAAAAACACACGCACGATGTGAAGCCCTATGGGCTGCGGCTGGAAATGCATACGGCCGAGCAACTGCGCAAGCGCTGGGGCATTTTTGCGCCGGGGGTTGTGGCAGGCTCGTACTCGCCCGAAGATGGACACGCCAACCCTCGCCTGGCAGGCCCAGCGTTTGCCCGCGCAGCGCGCCGTGCCGGAGCGAACATCGTGGAACACGCCGAAGTGCTGAAGGTGGAGCACGACGGCCACGGCTTTACCGCCCATACGGCCGACGGCCGCCGCTACCGTGCGCCGCAGATGCTGGTAGCTTGTGGTGCCTGGTCCAACCGCATGGCAGAGCAGTTTGGCGAAGGCGTGTACCTGGACCCGCGCGGCCCCCAGATGGGTGTGACCGAGCCCTTGCCCTACGCCATTGGCCCGTCAATCGGGCTGTCGTCGCCCATCGAGCACGAAGGGCTGTACTTCCGCCAGATCTCGCGCGGCAACATCGTCTTTGGCGGTGGCCTCAAAGGCCCGGCCTATGCCGACCATGTGCGCGCCTACGTCAAGCCCGACAACATCCTGCGCCAGTTGCGCGAACTGCGCCGCTTTGTCCCCGCTTTCGAGCATGTACAGCTGGTTCGCGTATGGAGCGGCATTGAGGGCTACACCCCCGACTGGCAGCCCATCATGGGCCCCAGCGCCAAGGTGCCTGGGTTGCACTATGCGTTCGGCTTCAACGGCGAAGGCTTTGCCATCAGCCCCGGTGTAGGCGAGACCATGGCGGAGCTGATGGCGACGGGACGCACCGACATTCCGCTGGAGCCCTATTTCATTGGCCGACCTGGGGCGCAAAAGGCAGAGGCCGCCAAAGCCGCCTGA
- a CDS encoding NAD(P)/FAD-dependent oxidoreductase, with translation MTAPRIVIVGTGPAGVRAAQAVVEAGLRPTVVDESRRDGGQIYRRQPEGFKRPYIKLYGTEADKAQALHSSFDTLRPHIDYRPDTLAWNHTAGALHVVSQGEPATLAYDALILCAGATDRLMPVPGWHRAGCYSLGASQIALKAQACAIGSQVVFMGSGPLLYLVASQYVQSGAKVVAVLDTAPFFKSAKALMGLLARPTLALRGLGLIRGLRAAGVPVLQGVTPLQIDGDDTLGVQAVTVRTTQGATQRFECDAVGLGWHLRSETQLADLARCEFAFEPQSRQWLPRIDEDGRSSTQGVYLAGDGTRILGADGAEAAGRLAALAALHDAAHTAGQATYREQAPGLRRTLTTMDRFRQGLIHAFPWPHQQAAALPDEAIVCRCEAVTAGELRRCVTELDSQEVNRAKAFSRVGMGRCQGRFCGHAAAEVIAHTCSIPIEQVGRLRSQAPVKPLMMNTREVQP, from the coding sequence ATGACAGCCCCCCGCATCGTCATCGTCGGCACCGGCCCAGCGGGTGTGCGAGCCGCCCAGGCCGTGGTCGAAGCAGGACTGCGCCCCACCGTGGTGGACGAGAGCCGCCGCGATGGCGGCCAGATTTACCGCCGCCAGCCTGAAGGGTTCAAGCGCCCCTACATCAAGCTCTACGGCACCGAAGCCGACAAGGCCCAGGCTCTGCACAGCAGCTTTGACACGCTGCGCCCCCACATCGACTACCGGCCTGACACCCTGGCCTGGAACCACACGGCAGGCGCGCTGCATGTAGTGAGCCAGGGTGAGCCCGCCACGCTGGCGTATGACGCGCTCATCCTGTGCGCTGGCGCCACCGACCGGCTCATGCCCGTGCCCGGCTGGCACCGCGCAGGCTGCTACAGCCTCGGTGCCTCGCAAATCGCCCTCAAGGCCCAGGCCTGCGCCATTGGCTCGCAGGTCGTTTTCATGGGCAGCGGGCCGCTGCTGTACCTGGTGGCCTCGCAGTACGTTCAGTCAGGGGCCAAGGTGGTGGCCGTGCTCGACACCGCACCGTTCTTCAAATCCGCCAAAGCCTTGATGGGTCTGCTCGCCCGCCCCACATTGGCACTGCGCGGGCTGGGGCTGATCCGTGGGCTGCGCGCTGCGGGTGTACCCGTTCTGCAGGGGGTCACACCCCTTCAGATTGATGGTGATGACACCCTGGGCGTGCAAGCCGTGACGGTGCGCACCACTCAGGGCGCCACCCAGCGCTTTGAATGCGACGCGGTGGGCCTGGGATGGCACCTGCGGTCCGAGACCCAACTGGCCGACCTGGCCCGGTGCGAATTTGCGTTCGAGCCCCAGAGCCGCCAATGGCTGCCACGCATTGACGAGGACGGACGCAGCTCCACCCAAGGGGTTTATTTGGCAGGCGATGGCACACGCATTCTGGGCGCTGATGGTGCCGAGGCTGCTGGTCGCCTCGCTGCGCTGGCAGCCCTGCATGACGCAGCGCACACCGCAGGCCAAGCCACCTACCGTGAGCAAGCCCCAGGCTTGCGCCGCACGCTGACCACCATGGACCGGTTCCGCCAGGGGCTGATCCACGCTTTTCCGTGGCCGCACCAGCAAGCAGCAGCATTGCCCGACGAGGCCATCGTCTGCCGCTGCGAGGCCGTCACGGCGGGCGAGCTGCGCCGCTGCGTCACCGAGCTGGACAGCCAGGAAGTCAACCGCGCCAAGGCCTTTAGCCGCGTGGGCATGGGCCGCTGCCAGGGGCGCTTTTGCGGCCATGCAGCTGCAGAAGTCATCGCGCACACCTGCAGCATCCCCATTGAACAGGTGGGCCGCCTGCGCTCGCAGGCGCCCGTCAAACCGTTGATGATGAACACCCGCGAGGTGCAGCCATGA
- a CDS encoding (2Fe-2S)-binding protein gives MPAPAYTPPPRFVRLAEADRPAAPLTIDGKPCTALEGDTLLVALMCNGRRARDSEFGDGPRAGFCLMGACQDCWVWTPQGERLRACSTPVMAGMAVLTRPPALHWPVTQDLAESLQRHGQPLPVRATPASEGNA, from the coding sequence ATGCCTGCACCCGCCTACACCCCACCGCCGCGCTTTGTGCGGCTGGCCGAGGCCGACCGGCCCGCTGCTCCCCTCACCATCGATGGCAAGCCCTGCACTGCACTGGAGGGCGACACCTTGCTGGTGGCCCTGATGTGCAATGGCCGCCGCGCCCGCGACAGCGAATTTGGCGATGGCCCGCGCGCAGGCTTTTGCCTGATGGGTGCCTGCCAGGACTGCTGGGTGTGGACGCCCCAGGGCGAACGCCTGCGTGCATGCTCCACCCCCGTGATGGCAGGCATGGCTGTGCTGACGCGGCCGCCTGCACTGCACTGGCCGGTGACCCAAGACCTGGCCGAATCGCTGCAACGCCATGGGCAACCCCTGCCCGTGCGAGCAACACCGGCCAGCGAGGGCAACGCATGA
- a CDS encoding Lrp/AsnC family transcriptional regulator, translating into MNEAFKIDRLDLRILGQLQKNGRMTNVDLADAVGLSPSPCLIRVKRLEQAGYIAGYGAHLRLEKLGDTLTVFTEVTLSDHRREDFARFEAALREVDEVLECHLVSGGYDYLLRFLTRGVNHYQEVIEDLLERNLGIAKYFSYIVIKSPFIKTHCPIERLFPHQR; encoded by the coding sequence ATGAACGAAGCCTTCAAGATCGACCGCCTGGACCTGCGCATTCTGGGCCAGTTGCAAAAGAACGGCCGGATGACCAATGTGGATTTGGCCGACGCGGTGGGCCTGTCGCCAAGCCCCTGCCTCATCCGCGTCAAGCGGCTGGAGCAGGCGGGCTACATCGCAGGCTACGGTGCCCACCTGCGCCTCGAAAAGCTGGGCGACACGCTCACGGTGTTCACCGAAGTCACCTTGTCGGACCACCGCCGCGAAGACTTTGCCCGCTTTGAAGCTGCGCTGCGCGAGGTGGATGAGGTGCTGGAGTGCCACCTGGTGAGCGGCGGGTATGACTACCTGCTGCGCTTTCTGACCCGTGGCGTCAACCACTACCAGGAAGTGATCGAAGACCTGCTGGAGCGCAACCTGGGCATCGCCAAGTACTTCAGCTACATCGTCATCAAGTCGCCCTTCATCAAGACGCACTGCCCCATCGAACGCCTGTTTCCGCACCAGCGCTGA
- a CDS encoding aspartate aminotransferase family protein, with product MTHSEALPQLAALDALDRAHLIHPVAPWRTHEERGPNILTAAQGIWLTDGKGQQLLDAFAGLWCVNVGYGQESVVQAAADQMRKLPYATGYFHFSSEPAIRLADKLVQISPASLQHVYLTLGGSESVDAAVRFIVQYYNALGKPGKKHFIALERGYHGSSSTGAGLTALPVFHRGFDLPLPTQHYIPSPNPYRAANPADGQAIIDASVAALKAKVAELGAENVAAFFCEPIQGSGGVIVPPKGWLKAMREAARALDILFVVDEVITGFGRTGPMFACDAEGVEPDLMTVAKGLTSGYVPMGATLMSDKVYAAIADGAPKGAPIGHGATYSAHPVSAAVALEVLRLYEEGGVLANGQRVASTFGQGLDDLLAHPLVGDSRHRGLLGALELVSSKTTKAGFDAALDLPTRMAATAYRNGIVFRAFGDNILGFAPALTFTESDFGLMFERLKKTLDDVLAAPDVRAALKD from the coding sequence ATGACCCACTCTGAAGCCCTGCCCCAACTCGCTGCGCTGGACGCGCTGGACCGCGCCCACCTGATCCACCCCGTGGCGCCCTGGCGCACGCACGAAGAACGCGGCCCCAACATCCTCACCGCTGCACAAGGCATTTGGCTGACCGATGGCAAAGGCCAGCAATTGCTGGACGCGTTCGCCGGACTGTGGTGCGTGAACGTGGGCTATGGGCAAGAGAGCGTGGTGCAGGCCGCAGCAGACCAGATGCGCAAGCTGCCCTATGCCACCGGGTACTTCCACTTCAGCAGCGAACCCGCCATTCGCCTGGCCGACAAGCTGGTGCAGATATCTCCCGCATCGCTGCAGCACGTGTACCTCACGCTGGGCGGCTCTGAATCGGTGGATGCTGCGGTGCGCTTCATCGTGCAGTACTACAACGCCTTGGGCAAACCGGGCAAGAAGCATTTCATCGCGCTAGAGCGTGGCTACCACGGATCGTCATCCACTGGCGCGGGTCTCACGGCGCTGCCGGTGTTCCACCGTGGGTTTGATCTGCCCCTGCCCACGCAGCACTACATCCCCTCGCCCAACCCTTACCGCGCAGCCAATCCAGCTGACGGGCAAGCCATCATCGATGCGTCCGTCGCAGCCCTCAAGGCCAAGGTGGCCGAGCTGGGTGCCGAGAATGTGGCCGCGTTCTTTTGCGAGCCCATCCAGGGCTCGGGCGGCGTCATCGTGCCGCCCAAGGGTTGGCTCAAGGCTATGCGCGAGGCCGCACGGGCGCTCGACATCTTGTTTGTGGTGGATGAAGTCATCACCGGCTTTGGCCGCACCGGGCCCATGTTTGCCTGCGACGCCGAAGGCGTGGAGCCTGATCTGATGACGGTAGCCAAGGGCCTGACCTCTGGCTACGTGCCCATGGGTGCCACACTCATGAGCGACAAGGTGTACGCAGCCATTGCCGATGGCGCCCCCAAGGGTGCGCCCATTGGCCATGGCGCCACCTACTCCGCCCACCCGGTGAGCGCCGCCGTGGCACTGGAGGTACTGCGCTTGTACGAGGAAGGCGGCGTTCTGGCCAACGGTCAGCGCGTGGCCAGCACGTTTGGCCAGGGGCTGGACGACTTGCTGGCCCACCCGCTGGTGGGCGATTCGCGCCACCGTGGCCTGCTGGGCGCGCTGGAGCTGGTGAGTAGCAAGACCACCAAGGCAGGCTTTGATGCCGCGCTGGACCTGCCTACCCGCATGGCCGCCACGGCTTACCGCAATGGCATCGTGTTCCGCGCGTTTGGCGACAACATCCTCGGCTTTGCGCCCGCCCTCACCTTCACAGAGTCGGACTTCGGCCTGATGTTTGAGCGCCTGAAGAAGACCCTGGACGATGTGCTGGCTGCACCCGACGTGCGGGCCGCCTTGAAAGACTGA
- a CDS encoding glyoxylate/hydroxypyruvate reductase A, protein MPATFVYKSDPVRGRQWAEVFRAQAPEIDFRIWPDMGDPAKVRFLAAWEPPENISECFPNLQVLFSSGAGVDQFNFAALPPALPVVRMVEPGIVQGMVEYVTRAVLDLHRDMPQYRRQQQRGEWKALPVRPASQRRVGVLGLGSLGQAVLQALQGLGFACAGWSRSQHQMDGICCYAGSDELPAFLEKLDVLVCLLPLTDATRGFLNADLFSRLPAGTALVHVGRGPQLVTADLLAALATGQLSEAVLDVTDPEPLPTAHPLWRHSQVQITPHIASMTQPLSAAAVVIDNLRRFHAGEPMTGLVDRARGY, encoded by the coding sequence CTGCCCGCCACCTTTGTCTACAAATCTGACCCGGTGCGAGGCCGGCAGTGGGCCGAGGTCTTCCGCGCCCAGGCGCCCGAGATCGACTTTCGCATCTGGCCCGACATGGGCGATCCGGCAAAGGTGCGCTTTCTGGCCGCGTGGGAGCCGCCAGAGAACATTTCGGAGTGCTTTCCCAACCTCCAGGTGTTGTTCTCTTCGGGTGCGGGCGTCGATCAGTTCAACTTTGCCGCCCTGCCACCCGCACTGCCCGTGGTGCGCATGGTGGAGCCCGGCATCGTGCAAGGCATGGTCGAGTACGTGACCCGCGCCGTGCTGGACCTGCACCGCGACATGCCCCAGTACCGCCGTCAGCAACAGCGCGGTGAATGGAAGGCCCTGCCCGTGCGCCCTGCCAGCCAGCGCCGCGTGGGCGTGCTGGGCCTGGGCTCGCTAGGGCAAGCCGTGCTGCAGGCACTGCAAGGCTTGGGCTTTGCCTGCGCGGGCTGGAGCCGGTCACAACACCAGATGGATGGTATTTGCTGCTACGCCGGCAGCGACGAATTGCCTGCGTTTCTCGAAAAACTCGACGTACTGGTGTGCCTGCTGCCGCTGACCGATGCCACGCGCGGCTTTCTGAACGCAGACCTGTTCAGCCGTTTGCCAGCGGGCACTGCACTGGTGCATGTGGGGCGAGGACCGCAGCTGGTCACCGCCGACCTGCTGGCCGCCCTGGCCACGGGGCAGCTCAGCGAAGCCGTGCTGGACGTGACTGACCCAGAACCCCTGCCCACCGCGCACCCGCTGTGGCGCCACTCCCAGGTGCAAATCACCCCCCACATTGCGAGCATGACCCAGCCTCTGAGCGCAGCCGCAGTGGTCATCGACAACCTGCGCCGCTTTCACGCAGGCGAGCCCATGACAGGGCTTGTGGACCGCGCACGCGGCTACTGA
- a CDS encoding GNAT family N-acetyltransferase — MHLKSPFPALENAAPADDGVLLRPMTQADLPSAHALSAELRWPHRLTDWEQVFAHAEGLVAERDGQILATAQRWRWGPAHATIGLVIVTPACQGRRIGHRLMTALLDGMDDCTVLLHATAEGRGLYERLGFVRTGEVRQHQGVAQPTPLIALPTGWRLRPAGQNEAVALQQLDTDARGMPRHALIEDLLAQADACVVLDHDGTQQGFAILRRFGRGHIIGPVVAPDAESAKALIAHLAGMNAGHFTRIDIDFDSGLAEWLESIGLLRVDAPTTMVRGTPLQHPADAPKLFAIVTQAVG; from the coding sequence ATGCACTTGAAGTCCCCTTTTCCAGCATTGGAAAACGCCGCCCCTGCAGACGATGGCGTGCTGCTGCGCCCCATGACGCAAGCCGATCTGCCCAGCGCCCACGCCCTGTCGGCCGAGCTGCGCTGGCCCCACCGCCTCACCGACTGGGAGCAGGTGTTTGCCCACGCGGAGGGATTGGTCGCCGAGCGCGATGGCCAGATCCTGGCCACCGCACAGCGCTGGCGCTGGGGCCCTGCGCACGCCACTATTGGTTTGGTGATCGTCACGCCCGCCTGCCAGGGCCGCCGCATTGGCCACCGCCTGATGACGGCGCTGCTGGATGGCATGGACGACTGCACGGTGCTGCTGCATGCCACCGCCGAAGGCCGAGGCCTGTACGAACGGCTGGGCTTTGTGCGCACCGGTGAAGTGCGCCAGCACCAGGGCGTGGCGCAGCCCACCCCGCTGATTGCCCTGCCCACCGGCTGGCGCCTGCGCCCTGCAGGCCAAAACGAAGCTGTCGCCTTGCAGCAACTGGACACGGATGCGCGTGGCATGCCCCGGCATGCCTTGATAGAAGACCTGCTGGCCCAGGCCGATGCCTGCGTGGTGCTGGACCATGACGGCACCCAGCAAGGCTTTGCCATACTGCGCCGCTTTGGACGCGGACACATCATTGGCCCTGTGGTGGCCCCCGATGCCGAGAGCGCCAAAGCCCTCATTGCCCACCTCGCGGGCATGAATGCGGGCCACTTCACCCGCATTGATATTGACTTTGACTCCGGCTTGGCCGAATGGCTGGAAAGCATTGGCTTGCTGCGGGTAGACGCCCCCACCACCATGGTGCGTGGCACGCCTTTGCAGCACCCGGCAGACGCACCCAAGCTGTTCGCCATCGTCACCCAGGCCGTGGGCTGA
- a CDS encoding aldehyde dehydrogenase yields the protein MSLFDPRSIAVSSGHFIGGRLVQDTPRLGVLRPSDGQMHAELPLADASTVDAAVQNAWQAWRSSDWARRAPRDRARVLRRWADLIDADVALLAPLEAVCSTRPVRDATAWDVPFTAEGLRFFAEYADKLGGDVAATRHDHLGLVVAEPYGVVGAITPWNFPLVMMSWKVGAALAAGNAVVLKPSEMTPFSAVRLAELAVQAGVPAGLFNVVQGDGRITGDALTRHPLIAKMTFTGSTRTGAAIMASCALQGPKPVTLELGGKSPQLVFDDAPDLDRLAGIIAGAITGNAGQVCVAGSRLIVQRGIAVPLVDRITARFAVLRPGATWDADATLPPIISAPQAARILDIVERARDAGAQVRCGGGLFDGGPGGAYFQPTLMEGVTASNPAVQEEIFGPVLTVQTFDTEEEGLALAAHEHYGLAAGVHTADIGRALRAMRGISAGTVWINRYGRSADFVIPTGGYHQSGIGKDLGRQAVEANLRFKSVLIDFAAAH from the coding sequence ATGTCGTTATTTGATCCCCGCTCCATCGCTGTCAGTAGCGGCCACTTCATTGGTGGCCGCCTGGTGCAAGACACCCCACGCCTTGGTGTGCTGCGCCCCTCTGACGGGCAAATGCATGCCGAGTTGCCACTGGCTGATGCCAGTACTGTGGATGCGGCGGTGCAAAACGCCTGGCAGGCCTGGCGCAGCAGCGACTGGGCTCGCCGCGCGCCGCGTGACCGTGCCCGCGTGTTGCGCCGCTGGGCTGATCTGATCGACGCCGATGTGGCCCTTTTGGCACCGTTGGAGGCCGTGTGCTCTACCCGCCCGGTGCGTGACGCCACGGCTTGGGATGTGCCTTTTACGGCGGAGGGGCTGCGCTTTTTTGCCGAGTACGCCGACAAGCTGGGCGGCGATGTGGCTGCCACGCGGCACGACCACCTGGGGCTGGTGGTGGCCGAACCCTATGGTGTGGTGGGTGCCATCACGCCTTGGAATTTCCCGCTGGTGATGATGTCCTGGAAGGTGGGCGCTGCGCTGGCTGCGGGCAACGCGGTGGTGCTCAAGCCCTCAGAGATGACACCATTTTCTGCTGTGCGTCTGGCAGAGTTGGCTGTGCAGGCCGGTGTGCCTGCAGGCTTGTTCAACGTGGTGCAGGGCGATGGTCGCATCACGGGCGATGCGCTCACCCGCCACCCTCTCATTGCCAAGATGACGTTCACTGGCTCCACGCGCACGGGCGCGGCCATCATGGCCAGCTGCGCGCTGCAAGGCCCCAAGCCTGTGACGCTGGAGCTGGGTGGCAAGAGCCCGCAACTGGTGTTTGACGATGCTCCGGACCTGGACCGCCTGGCGGGGATCATTGCCGGGGCCATCACTGGCAATGCCGGGCAGGTGTGCGTGGCGGGCTCGCGCCTCATCGTGCAGCGCGGCATTGCGGTGCCCTTGGTGGATCGCATTACGGCCAGGTTTGCGGTCTTGCGCCCCGGCGCCACCTGGGATGCCGATGCCACGCTGCCCCCCATCATCTCTGCGCCCCAAGCGGCGCGCATCCTGGACATTGTGGAGCGCGCACGCGATGCAGGCGCGCAAGTGCGCTGCGGTGGTGGCCTGTTTGATGGTGGGCCGGGCGGTGCGTACTTCCAGCCCACATTGATGGAGGGCGTGACGGCCTCCAACCCAGCGGTGCAAGAGGAAATCTTTGGCCCGGTGCTCACGGTGCAGACTTTTGACACGGAGGAAGAAGGCTTGGCTCTGGCCGCGCACGAGCACTATGGCCTGGCCGCCGGGGTGCACACCGCTGACATCGGCCGGGCCCTGCGGGCCATGCGGGGTATCTCTGCGGGCACGGTGTGGATCAACCGTTATGGGCGCAGCGCCGACTTCGTCATCCCGACCGGCGGCTACCACCAGTCGGGCATTGGCAAGGACCTGGGGCGCCAGGCGGTCGAGGCCAATTTGCGCTTCAAAAGCGTGCTCATCGACTTCGCTGCAGCGCACTAA
- a CDS encoding haloacid dehalogenase type II produces MTFRPKYVTFDCYGTLTRFRMGEMTRELFADRIPAQHMEQFIADFTAYRFDEVLGDWQPYEVVLKNAVRRLCKKWKIQYFDADGQKYYDAVPTWDPHADVPAGLAKVAKEIPLVILSNAADDQIQKNVAMLGAPFHRVYTAQQAQAYKPRLKAFEYMLDSLGCNPEDVLHVSSSLRYDLMSADDIGIKNKVFVNRGHGPGNPAYGYTEIQDIGGLPGVVGL; encoded by the coding sequence ATGACTTTTCGCCCCAAGTACGTGACCTTTGACTGCTACGGAACACTCACCCGCTTTCGCATGGGTGAGATGACGCGTGAGCTGTTTGCTGACCGGATTCCTGCCCAGCACATGGAGCAATTCATTGCCGACTTCACGGCCTATCGCTTCGATGAAGTGCTGGGCGACTGGCAGCCCTACGAGGTGGTGCTCAAGAACGCCGTGCGCCGTCTGTGCAAGAAGTGGAAGATCCAGTACTTCGACGCGGATGGCCAAAAGTACTACGACGCCGTGCCCACCTGGGACCCGCATGCCGATGTACCCGCAGGCCTGGCCAAGGTGGCCAAGGAGATCCCGCTGGTGATCTTGTCCAACGCCGCAGACGACCAGATCCAGAAGAACGTGGCCATGCTGGGTGCCCCATTCCACCGGGTGTACACCGCGCAGCAGGCCCAGGCCTACAAGCCGCGCCTCAAGGCCTTTGAGTACATGCTCGACTCGCTGGGTTGCAACCCCGAAGACGTTCTGCACGTGTCTTCCAGCCTGCGCTACGACCTCATGTCTGCCGACGACATCGGCATCAAGAACAAGGTGTTTGTGAACCGGGGCCACGGCCCTGGGAACCCTGCGTATGGCTACACCGAGATCCAGGACATTGGCGGCCTGCCCGGTGTGGTGGGCCTCTGA